Proteins found in one Lutimonas zeaxanthinifaciens genomic segment:
- a CDS encoding regulatory protein RecX, producing the protein MREKKSTYTLEEAKRSLEKYCVYQDRCHQDIERKLIDMRMIPEAREIILLHLMEHDFLNEERFARNFARGKFNIKKWGLIRITNELKIREISAYNINAALSEIDDAEYEETLRELGKRKFFSTVEHVVLKKRKKVADYLLRRGFESPKVYALIRELEMENNSSK; encoded by the coding sequence ATGAGAGAAAAAAAGTCAACATATACTTTAGAAGAGGCGAAGCGATCGCTGGAAAAATACTGTGTCTATCAGGACCGTTGTCATCAGGATATTGAGCGAAAATTAATCGATATGAGAATGATTCCTGAGGCAAGAGAAATTATCTTACTCCATCTGATGGAACACGATTTTTTAAATGAAGAACGATTTGCACGAAATTTTGCACGTGGCAAGTTCAATATAAAAAAATGGGGTTTGATCAGAATTACAAATGAATTAAAGATTCGGGAAATATCAGCCTATAATATAAATGCCGCTTTAAGTGAGATTGACGATGCGGAATATGAAGAAACCTTAAGAGAATTAGGCAAAAGAAAGTTCTTTAGTACTGTTGAGCACGTAGTTCTTAAGAAGAGAAAAAAAGTTGCAGATTATCTGTTGAGAAGAGGTTTTGAAAGCCCAAAGGTTTATGCTTTGATCCGAGAACTTGAAATGGAAAATAATTCGTCAAAGTAG
- a CDS encoding GatB/YqeY domain-containing protein codes for MSVQAQVMEQMKAAMKSKDTVALEALRALKSAFLLANTSGSNVDLSSEDEIKIVQKLVKQRKDSAAIFQEQDRNDLADPELAQAKILEQFLPAQMGEEELTSAINAIIEQTGASSMRDMGKVMGIASKQLAGKADGKAISTIVKQLLS; via the coding sequence ATGAGTGTACAGGCACAGGTTATGGAACAGATGAAAGCTGCTATGAAATCGAAAGATACAGTGGCACTAGAGGCATTAAGAGCGTTAAAATCTGCTTTCCTTTTGGCTAATACAAGTGGGAGCAATGTGGATCTTTCATCAGAGGATGAGATCAAAATTGTTCAGAAACTTGTGAAGCAAAGAAAGGACAGCGCAGCTATTTTCCAGGAACAAGACAGAAACGATCTCGCTGACCCGGAACTTGCCCAGGCAAAAATTCTGGAGCAGTTTCTACCTGCCCAAATGGGAGAAGAAGAATTGACATCTGCGATCAATGCCATTATTGAACAAACCGGAGCGAGCTCAATGAGGGATATGGGAAAAGTGATGGGAATCGCTTCTAAACAACTGGCAGGAAAGGCTGACGGCAAAGCGATTTCGACCATTGTAAAACAACTTCTCAGCTAA
- a CDS encoding putative porin, whose amino-acid sequence MKRFKPGTIFFILFVLVYSGSAFAQEESKQKKLTFQADARIRAEQDWNSRKSDGTYRDDRFRFRFRVRAGLKYKPKDWAEFGIRLRTGYPEKQQDPHLTIGDGYHEFESVPIGFDKLYFRMQYFRFDFWIGRNTFPFEKKHELFWGDNVWLDGFYLGASFDYEEADWIDSVKYSGGLFTVVNNFSTFSSDSFIGMLRVATKHLDSRLSIFPSFYYFAQMPDIPDGNENYRFNYTIFHIGAEYLMEQPRLTFGLDVYQNLKNYKNDENIPDFLKDQKSGVVGHIVWGELKKKGDFSGGVYLTYLERYSAVDFFAQNDWTRWDYSSQGSRDGRLTNFKGIELVAAYKISKRFQLKMRYFKVEQLLPYGPALETGDRIRLDLDFKW is encoded by the coding sequence TTGAAAAGATTTAAACCCGGAACCATATTCTTCATCCTGTTTGTTCTTGTTTATTCCGGAAGTGCTTTTGCACAAGAAGAAAGCAAACAAAAAAAGCTCACATTTCAGGCAGATGCAAGAATACGTGCGGAACAAGACTGGAATTCACGAAAATCAGACGGAACGTATCGTGATGACCGTTTTCGGTTTCGATTCAGAGTTCGTGCAGGGCTAAAGTATAAGCCTAAAGACTGGGCTGAATTCGGTATTCGATTAAGAACCGGATATCCTGAGAAACAGCAGGACCCTCATTTGACAATCGGGGATGGCTATCATGAGTTTGAATCTGTACCCATAGGATTTGATAAGCTGTATTTTAGAATGCAATACTTCCGATTCGATTTCTGGATCGGTAGAAATACCTTCCCTTTTGAAAAGAAGCATGAGCTTTTCTGGGGTGATAATGTTTGGCTCGATGGATTTTATCTGGGTGCATCATTTGACTATGAAGAAGCAGACTGGATCGATTCAGTAAAATACAGTGGAGGCCTTTTTACGGTCGTCAATAATTTTTCAACCTTCAGTAGTGATAGTTTTATAGGTATGCTTCGGGTTGCTACAAAACATTTGGATAGCAGATTGAGTATTTTTCCATCTTTCTATTACTTTGCCCAGATGCCGGACATTCCGGATGGCAATGAAAACTACCGATTTAATTATACCATTTTTCATATAGGAGCGGAGTATCTCATGGAACAACCAAGATTGACTTTTGGACTCGATGTTTATCAAAATTTGAAGAACTATAAAAATGATGAGAACATTCCTGACTTCCTGAAAGATCAAAAATCAGGAGTTGTGGGGCATATTGTATGGGGGGAACTTAAGAAAAAAGGAGATTTTTCGGGAGGAGTTTATCTTACTTATCTGGAAAGGTATTCTGCCGTAGATTTTTTTGCTCAAAATGACTGGACCAGATGGGACTACAGCAGCCAAGGTTCACGAGATGGCCGGCTCACAAATTTTAAGGGGATTGAGTTGGTTGCGGCGTATAAGATTTCAAAACGTTTTCAACTGAAGATGCGTTACTTCAAAGTTGAACAGTTATTACCTTATGGGCCCGCCCTTGAAACAGGAGACAGGATCCGGCTGGACCTGGATTTTAAATGGTAA
- a CDS encoding neutral/alkaline non-lysosomal ceramidase N-terminal domain-containing protein produces the protein MKFMKPSVLIRILVISAILLKGLLLGCDSKIKEAHQHKSELWVGASSASINPDIGMFIAGDKPNRRFTGIHDSLYAKAVVVRKDQEILALVTLDCIGLLYPDVQKIRNRTCEMINDTLIRPERIIVTSNHVHSGPDVVGIWGPSQLESGVDSVYMQRMIEATAKQVKKAFELMKPAKVFSASGEFGEEWVSNICEPQEIDRALEIVQFSDTSGKNIATLTNFACHPTFYDAVQNDVSADYVGAFYTDISNSMAGEHLFFQGAIGGWVQPLKEDQSFEVGQKRGDELSKEVQRLLKEKEELSFNDIAFRNEVFELPVTNPGWAQLSAAGVIKRDISSTTTTEMAWFKIGEAEFITHPGETPPAFSLASKGFMGEGPKFVIGLGLDAMGYILKPEYFDPESNLPHAEYLTRMSPGKEAGPLVLEKIEKLIVQSE, from the coding sequence ATGAAATTTATGAAACCATCCGTCCTGATTAGAATACTGGTTATAAGTGCTATACTGTTGAAAGGTTTGCTTCTGGGATGCGATTCAAAAATAAAGGAAGCCCATCAGCATAAGAGCGAATTATGGGTGGGTGCATCTTCTGCATCGATTAACCCGGACATAGGGATGTTTATAGCTGGCGATAAACCGAACAGGCGTTTTACGGGTATTCACGATTCTTTGTATGCCAAAGCCGTAGTTGTAAGAAAGGATCAAGAAATACTTGCTTTGGTAACCCTAGATTGCATTGGCTTACTTTATCCTGATGTACAAAAGATCAGGAATAGAACATGCGAAATGATCAATGATACCTTGATTAGACCTGAACGGATTATTGTAACGTCAAATCATGTTCATTCGGGCCCGGATGTTGTTGGTATATGGGGCCCTAGCCAATTGGAAAGCGGAGTAGATTCTGTGTATATGCAAAGAATGATCGAAGCAACGGCTAAGCAGGTAAAAAAGGCATTCGAATTGATGAAACCTGCTAAAGTATTTTCGGCCTCTGGCGAATTTGGAGAGGAATGGGTCAGTAATATTTGCGAACCTCAGGAGATCGACAGGGCCCTGGAGATTGTTCAGTTTTCTGATACCTCAGGGAAGAATATTGCTACACTAACAAATTTTGCCTGTCATCCCACATTTTATGATGCGGTCCAGAATGATGTATCAGCTGATTATGTGGGTGCTTTTTATACGGATATATCAAACTCTATGGCCGGAGAACATTTGTTTTTTCAGGGGGCCATCGGAGGATGGGTACAACCTCTTAAGGAAGATCAGTCATTTGAAGTGGGCCAAAAGAGGGGAGATGAACTTTCCAAGGAGGTTCAACGTTTGTTGAAAGAAAAGGAAGAACTCTCATTTAATGATATTGCTTTTAGGAATGAAGTTTTTGAATTACCGGTTACAAATCCGGGATGGGCTCAATTATCGGCTGCCGGAGTGATCAAAAGGGACATTTCATCAACAACAACGACCGAAATGGCCTGGTTTAAAATTGGGGAGGCCGAGTTTATAACCCATCCGGGAGAAACGCCTCCAGCCTTTTCGCTTGCTTCGAAGGGTTTTATGGGTGAAGGCCCTAAATTTGTCATTGGTTTGGGGCTTGACGCCATGGGATATATATTAAAACCTGAATATTTTGATCCTGAAAGCAATTTACCCCATGCCGAATATTTAACCAGAATGTCCCCGGGGAAGGAAGCAGGTCCCCTGGTTCTGGAAAAAATTGAAAAGTTAATAGTACAATCTGAATGA
- a CDS encoding cupin domain-containing protein — MKNIDNIISQLGLLPHPEGGYFRETYRSDMSVEKHALPSRFKSSRNFCTAIYFLLTSDNFSAFHKIKQDEIWHFYGGTPISLHIITKEGFYEKHLIGSDLDNGEVPQVVVKGGDWFASEIEASDSFGLAGCTVSPGFDFEDFEMADRQDLMERYPDHEEVITKLTR, encoded by the coding sequence TTGAAAAACATAGATAACATTATAAGTCAATTAGGGCTTTTGCCGCATCCCGAAGGCGGTTATTTTAGAGAAACCTACCGAAGTGATATGAGCGTTGAAAAACATGCGCTGCCCAGCCGATTTAAGAGCAGTAGAAATTTTTGCACCGCAATTTATTTCTTGCTCACCTCTGATAATTTTTCTGCTTTTCATAAGATAAAACAGGATGAAATATGGCATTTTTATGGTGGTACCCCAATATCATTGCATATTATAACCAAAGAGGGTTTCTATGAGAAGCATTTGATCGGCTCGGATCTTGACAACGGGGAGGTGCCGCAAGTTGTAGTTAAGGGGGGAGATTGGTTTGCCTCGGAAATTGAGGCCTCCGATAGTTTTGGCCTGGCGGGTTGCACGGTCTCACCCGGATTTGATTTCGAAGATTTTGAAATGGCCGACAGGCAAGATCTAATGGAAAGATATCCTGATCACGAAGAGGTCATTACGAAATTGACACGCTAA
- a CDS encoding DEAD/DEAH box helicase, protein MTFKELGLIPQILRTLEEQGYKRPTPIQQQAIPTLLKERDLLGCAQTGTGKTAAFAIPILQHLSQPHHEPSGRRRIKALIITPTRELATQIGESFTVYGKYTKLKNTVIFGGVKQRAQVDALRRGVDILVATPGRLLDLIGQKKISLRDIEYFVLDEADQMLDMGFIHDIKKIIALLPKQRQSLFFSATMQPKIVALSKQILGNPERVTIEPEQTTAEKVDQSLYYVSKGNKIKLLKHLLQEHEMDSVLVFSRTKHGANKIVKLLLRDGFECAAIHGNKSQKAREIALDNFKKGKISILVATDIAARGIDIDELSYVVNYDLPNVPESYVHRIGRTGRAGLSGMAISFCDALERPYLKDIEKLIEKKVTIIHEHPFLNEDLENESKKPDRNHGHKRKAKPRSSSRKKKSGGKNNYWRKRKTGGHKKSS, encoded by the coding sequence ATGACTTTCAAAGAATTAGGTCTTATTCCTCAGATTCTCCGGACACTGGAGGAGCAGGGTTATAAAAGGCCAACCCCCATACAACAACAGGCGATTCCTACTTTACTAAAAGAGAGAGACCTGCTGGGATGTGCCCAGACAGGTACAGGTAAAACTGCGGCATTTGCGATTCCGATTCTTCAGCACTTGAGCCAGCCTCATCATGAGCCGAGTGGAAGAAGAAGGATAAAGGCCTTGATCATTACCCCCACAAGAGAGTTGGCCACCCAAATAGGAGAAAGCTTTACGGTATATGGCAAATACACAAAATTAAAGAATACGGTAATTTTTGGTGGGGTGAAGCAAAGAGCTCAGGTTGATGCTCTGCGAAGAGGTGTCGATATTTTGGTAGCCACCCCGGGTAGGCTTCTGGATCTGATCGGCCAAAAAAAGATCAGTCTTCGGGATATTGAATATTTTGTGCTGGATGAAGCAGATCAGATGCTTGATATGGGGTTTATTCATGATATAAAAAAGATAATCGCCCTATTACCCAAACAAAGACAGTCATTATTTTTTTCAGCCACGATGCAGCCAAAAATTGTGGCTTTGTCAAAACAGATCTTGGGCAACCCAGAAAGAGTGACCATAGAGCCTGAACAGACTACGGCCGAAAAGGTCGATCAAAGCCTTTACTATGTTTCGAAGGGAAATAAGATCAAACTTCTAAAACATTTGCTGCAGGAGCATGAGATGGATTCTGTTCTAGTGTTTTCAAGGACCAAACACGGGGCAAATAAGATCGTTAAACTGTTGTTGCGAGATGGTTTTGAGTGTGCCGCTATTCATGGTAATAAATCTCAGAAAGCCCGTGAAATTGCACTTGATAATTTTAAAAAGGGCAAGATTTCCATACTTGTAGCCACAGACATTGCGGCCAGAGGGATAGATATTGATGAATTGTCATATGTTGTAAACTATGATCTGCCTAATGTACCTGAATCCTATGTTCATAGAATAGGGAGGACCGGTAGAGCGGGGCTGAGCGGGATGGCTATTTCGTTTTGTGATGCCTTGGAGAGGCCTTACTTAAAAGACATAGAAAAGCTTATAGAGAAAAAAGTGACCATAATTCACGAGCATCCTTTCCTTAATGAAGATCTGGAAAATGAATCGAAGAAACCGGATCGAAACCACGGTCACAAAAGAAAGGCCAAACCCAGATCATCTTCACGCAAAAAGAAAAGTGGTGGTAAGAACAATTACTGGAGAAAGAGAAAAACCGGAGGACATAAAAAATCTTCATAA
- a CDS encoding CBS domain-containing protein — MKKNEPISSIMTKEVVTLSLEDSLYSAEKRMKTNHIRHMPVVENDKLIGLISLSDLQRVSFIDAYGKEGTEDTPIYNMLDIKDLMIKKPLTASPQTTILEVSKLLASKEFHSLPVVEEEKLVGIITTTDLLHYFIELC, encoded by the coding sequence ATGAAAAAAAATGAACCGATTTCAAGTATTATGACCAAGGAGGTCGTTACTTTGAGCTTAGAGGATTCGCTTTACTCAGCGGAGAAGAGAATGAAAACCAATCATATCAGGCATATGCCTGTAGTTGAAAATGACAAACTGATCGGCCTGATCAGCCTTTCCGATCTGCAACGCGTCAGTTTTATTGATGCCTACGGAAAGGAAGGAACTGAAGACACACCTATATATAACATGCTTGACATCAAAGACCTGATGATCAAAAAACCTTTAACTGCAAGTCCTCAAACCACTATTCTTGAGGTTTCTAAACTGTTGGCCAGTAAAGAATTTCACTCCTTACCGGTGGTAGAAGAAGAAAAACTGGTGGGAATAATTACCACTACGGATCTTTTGCACTATTTTATTGAATTGTGCTGA
- a CDS encoding 2-hydroxyacid dehydrogenase: protein MKVLFVDTNHPSLIEGLQKLGFVCDEDYDADKSEIEGKIHLYDGMIIRSRFSIDRKFLEKASQLKFIGRVGAGLENIDIEFAQDLGIALLAAPEGNRNAVGEHALGMILALFNKLKKADSEIRKGIWLREDNRGIELEGKTVGLIGYGNMGKAFAKKLRGFDCEVICYDIKADVGDENARQVDLEELFLKTQVLSLHTPQTELTRQMVNTSFLEQFEQNIYLINTARGSAVVTKDLVSAIKSGKVLGACLDVLEYEKASFENFFSNESTLPEDFQYLISSDKVLLSPHVAGWTVESKIKLAETILHKVAAMLDQHNSIK from the coding sequence ATGAAGGTACTTTTTGTAGATACGAATCATCCCAGCCTCATTGAAGGCTTGCAAAAGTTAGGATTTGTATGTGATGAAGATTATGATGCTGATAAATCTGAAATAGAAGGTAAGATCCATTTATATGACGGTATGATCATAAGAAGCCGCTTTTCCATAGACAGAAAATTTCTTGAAAAGGCATCTCAACTCAAATTTATAGGCCGCGTGGGTGCCGGCCTTGAAAATATAGATATTGAATTTGCACAAGATCTGGGAATAGCCTTATTGGCAGCTCCTGAAGGAAACAGAAATGCCGTTGGCGAACATGCTTTAGGCATGATCCTTGCCCTTTTTAATAAACTAAAAAAAGCGGATAGCGAAATACGAAAAGGCATCTGGTTGCGAGAAGATAACCGTGGTATTGAACTTGAAGGCAAAACAGTCGGGCTTATCGGTTATGGCAATATGGGCAAGGCATTTGCCAAAAAGCTCCGAGGATTTGACTGTGAAGTTATTTGCTACGATATCAAGGCAGATGTGGGAGATGAAAATGCCCGGCAGGTAGATCTGGAGGAATTGTTTTTAAAAACCCAGGTCCTCAGCCTTCACACCCCTCAGACAGAACTTACACGACAAATGGTCAATACTTCATTTTTAGAGCAATTTGAACAAAATATTTATCTGATAAATACAGCCAGAGGCTCAGCTGTTGTAACAAAGGACCTGGTAAGCGCCATTAAATCAGGAAAGGTTCTCGGAGCCTGTCTGGATGTTCTTGAATATGAAAAAGCTTCATTTGAAAACTTCTTTTCAAATGAAAGTACCTTACCCGAAGATTTCCAATATTTGATCTCTTCAGATAAGGTACTTTTAAGTCCTCATGTGGCCGGCTGGACGGTAGAATCAAAAATTAAACTGGCAGAAACCATTCTCCACAAAGTTGCCGCCATGTTGGATCAGCACAATTCAATAAAATAG
- a CDS encoding M14 family zinc carboxypeptidase yields the protein MNLYNFALGVLLFIFYPIQAQDYYFEEFQPFNDRIPSPEEFLGYPIGEYHTRHDLVVAYIYTLAELSDRASVYVYGKTHENRKLLLLQVSEAGHIANLEELKRKHLEVVDPSTKVGSFKELPLFVNLAYGVHGNEPSSTEAAMLMAYTLVASENQEIKNMRRETVVFIDPTINPDGRDRHSNWANSYKGSPLIADKFDIEHNESWPRGRTNHYLFDLNRDLLLGVNPETQGRLKWYHEWYPNVVTDFHEMGTNSTYFFEPKNKSASMNPITPSENRDVLNKVFQDQFAEDLDKIGSFYFTDEIYDSTYPGYGSTYMDLQGSLALLFEQASSRGHLQETTTGEISFPFTIRNQYVSSIATLRAAVGNKDLLYDYQNRFFADAMNKAGNSKVKGYVFGDPYDKGRVKAFIDVLLQHQIEVFPLGQKLKTAGIEFKPDHSYVVPVKQKQYYMVQSLFETFEKYRDSVFYDASAWSVVNFYNMKYKPLDKLPSMGEKVTPESNIIPAEEVVKSEYAYLIPYEEYYAPAVLYHIQNRGLVVKASSKDFSMNTKKGLVDFKRGTLLVPVYDQFGIPADSVYQWVKEACSEFSVKAYSVSTGMTQKGNGLGSGSFKTLTKPSAMLVVGGSVRSYEAGEVWHLFENRMKMPLVKVPEERFYLTDIYRYNVIIMVSGNYLMMNKKEQNRLKQWVADGNTLITIATASSWVIKQKIAEEKLIVKKKDSLGVPERTPYADAKGSLEKQYLGGAIFGIDLDITHPVAYGYQDKQIPVYKNNRVWISPSKNAFSTVGKYRDDPHIDGYISAENLEKMKHSASIIVSKRGKGRIILFADNPNFRGAWYGTNKLFMNAVHFGSLVRVPQ from the coding sequence ATGAATTTGTACAACTTTGCTTTGGGAGTATTACTTTTCATATTTTACCCCATTCAGGCTCAGGATTATTATTTTGAAGAATTTCAACCATTTAATGACCGTATCCCCAGCCCGGAAGAATTTTTAGGTTATCCCATTGGAGAATACCATACAAGGCACGATCTTGTTGTAGCTTATATATACACCCTGGCAGAACTTTCTGATAGAGCCTCTGTTTATGTCTATGGAAAAACGCATGAAAACAGAAAGCTACTTTTACTTCAGGTTAGTGAGGCAGGGCATATTGCAAATCTTGAGGAGCTGAAAAGAAAACACCTGGAGGTGGTGGATCCTTCAACAAAAGTTGGGAGTTTTAAAGAGCTACCTCTGTTTGTCAATCTTGCTTACGGGGTTCATGGCAATGAGCCCTCAAGCACGGAGGCAGCCATGTTGATGGCTTATACCCTGGTAGCCTCAGAAAACCAGGAGATTAAAAATATGCGTAGGGAAACGGTGGTTTTTATCGATCCAACGATTAATCCGGATGGAAGAGACCGGCACAGTAATTGGGCAAACAGTTATAAGGGCTCTCCTTTAATTGCCGATAAATTCGATATAGAACACAATGAATCATGGCCAAGAGGGAGGACAAATCATTATTTATTTGATCTGAACAGAGACCTTTTGCTGGGGGTTAACCCGGAGACACAGGGAAGATTAAAATGGTATCATGAATGGTATCCGAATGTTGTAACAGATTTTCATGAAATGGGGACCAACAGCACTTATTTTTTTGAACCTAAGAATAAATCAGCCTCAATGAACCCCATAACGCCCTCTGAGAACAGAGATGTATTAAATAAGGTCTTTCAGGATCAGTTTGCAGAGGATCTTGATAAAATAGGCTCTTTTTACTTTACTGATGAGATTTATGATTCAACGTACCCGGGTTATGGATCTACTTATATGGATCTTCAGGGAAGTTTGGCGCTTCTTTTTGAACAAGCAAGTTCACGTGGTCACTTGCAGGAAACTACAACAGGTGAAATCTCGTTTCCTTTTACCATTCGAAATCAGTATGTTTCGAGTATTGCGACCTTAAGGGCAGCAGTGGGCAACAAGGATTTGCTTTACGATTATCAGAATCGATTTTTTGCAGATGCCATGAATAAGGCAGGAAATTCAAAGGTGAAGGGCTATGTTTTTGGTGATCCCTATGACAAGGGCCGAGTAAAGGCTTTTATTGATGTTTTGCTTCAACATCAAATTGAAGTATTCCCTCTCGGGCAGAAATTGAAAACAGCAGGTATTGAGTTTAAACCGGATCATTCCTATGTAGTTCCGGTCAAACAGAAACAATATTACATGGTTCAGTCCTTGTTCGAGACTTTTGAAAAATACAGAGACAGTGTTTTTTATGATGCTTCCGCCTGGTCGGTTGTGAATTTTTACAATATGAAGTACAAGCCACTGGATAAACTCCCGTCTATGGGGGAAAAAGTAACCCCGGAATCCAATATAATCCCTGCTGAGGAAGTGGTAAAAAGTGAATATGCCTATTTGATTCCTTATGAAGAATACTATGCTCCTGCTGTGTTATACCATATACAGAACAGAGGCCTGGTTGTTAAGGCTTCGAGCAAAGATTTTTCCATGAATACAAAAAAAGGGCTTGTTGATTTTAAAAGAGGTACGTTGTTGGTCCCGGTTTATGACCAGTTTGGAATTCCGGCAGATTCGGTATACCAATGGGTGAAAGAGGCCTGCTCGGAATTCAGTGTCAAAGCATATTCGGTTTCAACAGGAATGACCCAAAAAGGAAATGGTTTAGGGAGTGGGAGTTTTAAAACCCTTACCAAGCCCAGTGCCATGCTGGTCGTTGGAGGTTCCGTAAGGAGTTATGAGGCGGGAGAAGTATGGCATTTGTTTGAAAACAGAATGAAAATGCCTTTGGTTAAGGTACCTGAAGAGCGTTTCTATCTTACGGATATCTACCGTTACAATGTGATTATTATGGTATCCGGTAATTATCTGATGATGAACAAAAAGGAACAAAACCGGTTGAAACAATGGGTGGCCGACGGTAATACGCTGATCACCATAGCTACGGCCTCCTCATGGGTTATTAAACAGAAAATTGCAGAAGAGAAGCTGATCGTAAAGAAGAAAGATTCTCTGGGTGTTCCTGAAAGAACTCCATATGCCGATGCAAAAGGGAGCCTCGAAAAACAATATTTAGGGGGAGCCATTTTTGGAATTGATCTTGACATTACCCATCCTGTAGCCTACGGTTATCAGGACAAGCAGATCCCGGTTTATAAAAACAATCGCGTTTGGATCTCGCCTTCAAAAAATGCGTTTTCAACGGTGGGTAAATATCGGGATGATCCCCATATTGACGGATATATTAGTGCAGAAAATTTGGAAAAAATGAAACATTCGGCTTCAATAATTGTAAGTAAAAGAGGAAAGGGGAGAATCATTCTCTTTGCAGATAATCCTAACTTCAGAGGAGCCTGGTATGGTACCAATAAATTATTTATGAATGCAGTTCACTTTGGATCTCTGGTCAGGGTACCTCAATAA
- the atpG gene encoding ATP synthase F1 subunit gamma, with product MANLKEIRNRISSIGSTMKITSAMKMVSAAKLKKAQDAIVQMRPYSNKLTELLQNLSATLDAEDGGVYTQEREVKKVLIVAITSNRGLCGGFNSSIIKEVTHLAKTKYAGKDISILTIGKKGNDILSKEFDIYKFESELFDDLTFENTAPFAEDLMQRFEAGDFDKIDLVYNRFKNAATQIITEEQYLPIASSDDESEGEADYIFEPNKSEIVQGLIPKSLKMQLYKAIRDSYASEHGARMTAMHKATDNATELRDELLLVYNKARQASITNEILEIVGGAEALKS from the coding sequence ATGGCAAATTTAAAAGAAATACGTAACAGAATCTCATCCATTGGGTCAACAATGAAGATCACCAGTGCCATGAAAATGGTATCTGCTGCAAAGTTGAAAAAAGCCCAGGATGCGATTGTGCAAATGCGTCCTTATTCTAATAAATTAACCGAATTGCTACAAAATCTTAGTGCTACCCTGGATGCTGAAGACGGAGGGGTTTACACTCAGGAAAGAGAGGTTAAAAAAGTGTTGATCGTTGCCATCACTTCGAACAGAGGTCTTTGTGGCGGATTCAATTCTTCTATCATTAAAGAAGTAACTCATTTGGCCAAAACAAAATATGCCGGAAAAGACATATCGATTTTGACCATTGGGAAAAAAGGAAATGATATCCTGTCAAAAGAATTTGATATCTATAAATTCGAAAGTGAATTATTTGATGATCTGACTTTTGAAAATACTGCTCCTTTTGCTGAAGACCTTATGCAAAGATTTGAAGCGGGTGATTTTGATAAAATTGATTTGGTATACAACCGATTTAAAAATGCCGCAACTCAAATAATCACTGAGGAACAGTATCTACCGATTGCGTCCTCTGATGATGAAAGTGAAGGAGAAGCTGACTATATTTTTGAACCTAATAAAAGTGAGATTGTTCAGGGACTTATTCCAAAATCATTAAAAATGCAATTGTACAAGGCAATCAGAGATTCTTACGCTTCTGAACACGGAGCAAGAATGACTGCCATGCATAAGGCCACTGATAATGCCACTGAGCTTAGAGACGAATTGCTTCTTGTTTACAACAAAGCACGTCAGGCATCGATTACCAATGAAATCCTTGAGATCGTTGGTGGTGCTGAGGCATTGAAAAGTTAA